Below is a window of Phormidium ambiguum IAM M-71 DNA.
TGAATGTTGCAGTCAAGGTTCTTTACATAACTTAACTGTTTAATATCATACCGCTCCTCAGACTATTAGACATTTCTAAGAAAGAATCTCAAAGGCAGGCAGGATGCCTACCCTACAAGAGTTATTGGAGAGGTCTATTGGTTTTGTCGATCGAACCAAGCAGTTAAATCTGCTGGAGCAGAAAAATCTAATTCCGACAAGATACTTACAAGTATTGTTCTATGTCAAATGAGAGTATTGGTTAAATGGCTGTTTAAGTTAGTTTAATTTGTTTTAAGAATTAGCCGATCGGAAAAAATTTTGTAACTAATAGCGATCTGTTTGTGTGTTTGGGAACTCTAATAAAGAATAGATTTTACTCTTTCACACCTTTAATAGTTATGTTACAACCAAATCCTCTGGAACTGGCTAAACAAGGGCATCCTAAAGCGAGAGAATCTCTAATCAACCGCCAAATGCAACCCAAGGGAATCACCGCCAAAGTTGCCCTAAATTTCATCGCTAAAAGGCTGATTAGTCAATTCTTAGTTGTCATATTTTTATTGGTTGCTACACTGCTAATAGTTACCAGTGCAGCCAAAGCAGATGCACTGGTAACTATTGAAAGTAAAAGTACATTTACATTTGTTGATTGTAAATTTTCGTTAGGCTGTGATGCTTCACAAGGTAGAGGGTCAAAGACCACACAAAATCTTTCTTCTGACATTAATGTAAAACCAGGAGCTAACTTAAGCGGACAAAATTTACAGGGTGTGAATCTACATAATTCAGATTTAAGAAGCTCTGATTTTAGCGGTGCTAACTTAAGTGGTTCTGACCTGAGTAATGCAGATTTGAGTGAAGTTAAACTTGGTAGAATTAAAAACTCCGGCAATTTAGATTTTACTGGATTCGATTGGAATAAAGTCAAGTTAAGTAAAGAAGATGCAGTTAAGATAGCGAAGACTAACTTGGCTAACCAAGATTTGTTCGATTTAATCAAAAGTGATTCAAGTAATATAAATTTCACTGGAATAAACTGGAGCAAAGTAAACTTAAGCCAGCAAGAATTGATAACTTTAATTAACTTAAAAGCCAGTCCACAAGTACTAGCAGATTTGGTTAAAGCGAATCCAGGTAAGATAAGCCTAAGTCAAGATGATTTGCTAGCTTTAATCAAATTTAACTTAAATAATGGTGGAGTTTTGCAGCATCCAACACTAAACAGTCAGAGCTTAATTGACCTGTTATCAAGCCAAGGTAAATTGATTAATGTAGACCTCAGTGGAATCAACTTGCAAAAAGCTGATTTAAGCGGTGCTGATCTCAGCAAGGCAAATCTTAAGGCTGCTAAAATGCCCAATGGTACTATTTATCGACCTTAAAACCATAGTAGAAAAAGTTCTGATAGAGCGATCGCCACAACCTCAACTTTGTTTTAGTGAAATACGATCGCTCTTTCCCCAAAACCTAGAAAAAAGAGCGATAGTTGCTAAAGTACACATTTTGCGATCGCACCTTACACTAGTATTAATAGAAAACTCCCTGCACTGAAAATGGAAACAATTCGTCAAACTGTGGAAGTAAAGAGCGATCGCAAACTCGAAATTAACTTACCAGATAACATTAACCCTGGTTTATTCGAGGTAGTCATTGTACTGCAACCAATAGCAATGAGAAATGAATCTCAGACATCTTTAACCAGTTTCATTGGTGCTGCAAAAGGTAGCTTTTCCACACCCGAAGAAGTAGATCAATTTATTCGTCAAGAACGAGACGCATGGAAATAAAAACGCGATACACGCTAACTTGTAAGTCTGGCGATACGCACCACCACCCAACCAAAAAACAACTAAAATAGTTACATCTCAAATCATCCCAAAGGTGAAAATTAATGACCACACAGCCAAAAACAACATCATTAATACAACCCCTAACTCCAGAACAAATAGAAAAAGTAATCCAACTTCTAGATGAATGGATGGCTGATGAATCAGGATATGATGAAGAAACTTGGCCTGAATTAAAAGCAGCGATAGATAGAGAAAGAGATTTAGTCTCAGCCCGGAGACTTTTTGATGAATAAAATAGTGCTGCTAGACTCAGGGCCATTAGGGATGATTAGCCACCCTCGTAATCATCCTGAAATTAAATTATGGCTGGCAAATTTACTGCTTTCTGGAGTAAACGTCAAAATCCCGGAAATAGCTGATTTTGAAGTAAGACGAGAATTACTCCGTCTTAACAAAGTCAAAGGAATTCAACGTTTGCACAACCTGATAAATCAAATCGGTTATCTTCCAATTACCAGACAAGTAATGCTAAAAGCAGCCGAATTTTGGGCCCAAGCGAGAAAACAAGGTCAACCAACAGCAGATAACAAAGCACTCGACGCTGATGTAATTTTAGCCGCACAAGCATTTACTATTAGCAACCAAAATCAAGAAATCATCATCGCCACAACAAACGTCAGACATTTAACTCGCTTTGTTAATGCCAAAACTTGGAATGAAATAACAGCAATAACCGAATAAATCAGCAAAAAAAAATGCGGATGGCGAGACTCGAACTCGCAAGGCAAAGCCACACGCCCCTCAAACGTGCGCGTATACCAATTCCGCCACATCCGCGTAGAAAACAATATTAACGTAAATCGGTTCCGAAAATCAACTATAACTCGAAAATTTTCCTCCATCCACAGTGCAAAATGTTGCAATTGATTAAGCAGCAACAGTAGAGAACCCAAAGCTGGCACACTTCAACGATAAGTAGTCCCCGACAGCATGGTACGATTAACACCCGAACACAAAAAGCTGCTTTTCCTCCAGGGCTAGGTGTAACCAGAGAGAAGCAGCCTGAGTTGCTTCGATACTTAACATTAAAAACTTAGTGCCACTGCCCTCGCCAAAAGCTGGAAAATGCCTTTTTCAAAGATTCTAATTGCCAACCGGGGAGAAATAGCCCTTCGGATTCTCCGCACCTGCGAAGAGATGGGAATTGCTACCGTTGCAGTTCACTCTACCATTGATTCTCAAGCCTTGCACGTCCAACTTGCCGACGAAGCTGTTTGTATAGGTGAACCTCCCAGCGGCAAAAGTTATTTAAACATCCCCAACATTATCGCCGCTGCCTTAACGCGCAACGCTACGGCAATACATCCGGGATACGGATTTTTAGCCGAAAATGCCCGATTTGCCGAAATTTGCGCCGATCATCAAATAACATTTATTGGCCCCAGCCCCGAAGCAATCCGGGCGATGGGCGACAAATCCACCGCCAAAGACACCATGAAACGGGTAGGAGTTCCCACCGTTCCCGGAAGTGACGGCTTACTTACCGA
It encodes the following:
- a CDS encoding pentapeptide repeat-containing protein is translated as MLQPNPLELAKQGHPKARESLINRQMQPKGITAKVALNFIAKRLISQFLVVIFLLVATLLIVTSAAKADALVTIESKSTFTFVDCKFSLGCDASQGRGSKTTQNLSSDINVKPGANLSGQNLQGVNLHNSDLRSSDFSGANLSGSDLSNADLSEVKLGRIKNSGNLDFTGFDWNKVKLSKEDAVKIAKTNLANQDLFDLIKSDSSNINFTGINWSKVNLSQQELITLINLKASPQVLADLVKANPGKISLSQDDLLALIKFNLNNGGVLQHPTLNSQSLIDLLSSQGKLINVDLSGINLQKADLSGADLSKANLKAAKMPNGTIYRP
- a CDS encoding nuclease, translating into MNKIVLLDSGPLGMISHPRNHPEIKLWLANLLLSGVNVKIPEIADFEVRRELLRLNKVKGIQRLHNLINQIGYLPITRQVMLKAAEFWAQARKQGQPTADNKALDADVILAAQAFTISNQNQEIIIATTNVRHLTRFVNAKTWNEITAITE